The following coding sequences lie in one Myxococcus xanthus genomic window:
- a CDS encoding serine/threonine-protein kinase translates to MALVYRGLHEMLQREVAIKELLPDGQRDRETLSRFRREALALAAFRHQNIVTLYDMVEKAESLFMVMELVDGPTLHTLIKEGPLPADVTGVIAARIASALDHAHFRHIIHRDLKPANVMLTKSGEVKLMDFGIAKDVGMEALTQQGMAVGTPSYMSPEQVTGVPVDGRTDIFSLGVLLYEALSGARPFHGKTAGEVFAKIRDGKYTPLSKVAPNVPAPLVRIIQRAMEVKPEDRFPDAAAMRRELDVFLAQEVQVSHAALLVAFLRHRQKLTETEAQQLMRPHELDAAVEGFDTGRSRQGGKLKWALAAAIALMTAAGTGLYFTQAQWAPLVEQLTR, encoded by the coding sequence ATGGCCCTGGTGTACCGAGGCCTGCACGAGATGCTTCAGCGCGAAGTCGCCATCAAGGAGCTGCTCCCGGATGGCCAGCGCGACAGGGAGACGTTGTCGCGTTTCCGGCGCGAGGCGCTCGCGCTCGCGGCCTTCCGCCACCAGAACATCGTGACGCTCTACGACATGGTGGAGAAGGCCGAGAGCCTCTTCATGGTGATGGAGCTGGTGGACGGCCCCACCCTCCACACGCTCATCAAGGAAGGCCCGCTGCCAGCGGACGTCACCGGCGTCATCGCCGCGCGCATCGCCAGCGCGCTGGACCACGCGCACTTCCGCCACATCATCCACCGCGACCTCAAGCCCGCCAACGTCATGCTCACCAAGTCCGGTGAGGTGAAGCTGATGGACTTCGGCATCGCCAAGGACGTGGGCATGGAGGCGCTCACCCAGCAGGGCATGGCGGTGGGAACGCCGTCGTACATGTCCCCGGAGCAGGTGACGGGCGTTCCGGTGGATGGACGCACCGACATCTTCTCGCTCGGCGTGCTGCTCTACGAAGCCCTCTCCGGCGCGCGGCCCTTCCACGGCAAGACGGCGGGCGAGGTCTTCGCGAAGATTCGCGACGGCAAGTACACGCCGCTCTCCAAGGTGGCGCCCAACGTCCCCGCGCCGCTGGTGCGCATCATCCAGCGCGCCATGGAGGTGAAGCCGGAGGACCGCTTCCCGGACGCCGCCGCCATGCGCCGCGAGCTGGACGTCTTCCTCGCGCAGGAGGTGCAGGTGTCCCACGCGGCGCTGCTGGTGGCCTTCCTGCGCCACCGTCAGAAGCTGACGGAGACGGAGGCCCAGCAGCTCATGCGGCCGCACGAACTGGACGCCGCGGTGGAGGGGTTCGACACGGGGCGCTCCCGCCAGGGCGGGAAGCTGAAGTGGGCCCTGGCCGCCGCCATCGCGTTGATGACGGCGGCGGGCACGGGGCTCTACTTCACCCAGGCCCAGTGGGCGCCGCTGGTGGAGCAGCTCACCCGCTGA
- a CDS encoding ATP-binding protein, with protein sequence MPLPSDVEDAFSCLPLALVRVGPDLRVQWCEEGFAHKTGVALHAGGDLRDALERTRSLDALERAIRDGEPHTGHVITRALRQVRVQVKPASAGEAAGVWLVVEPSGVDDEGAFSQAVQEIARAVGETLEVDSVCAAAVVALVRCAHVRRAEVFLCEEEGGSLRRVAVSDLAGSESPEATFDSQSDPFRQALALRQAQLGIQRGYGDSLGSIFAAVPLCAPRRTVGLLLLYKEQGTSFSVRELDLWSAAANQLAVAVENARLLREAKAALQVREEFISIASHELKTPLTPLKLGLFTMERRLSSGQPVELATVLKSKRQVDRLVGLVEDLLDASRLDAGRLALGLAPLEVGQLVAEVVDHFRAAFERPFAVEVPRERVWVRGDRDRLEQVLVNLLENAHKYSASEEPIVVTVERSQGEARIHVQDHGIGIPGADQSQVFQRFYRARNVSHRNFGGLGLGLFISHSIARLHGGALSMRSAEGKGSTFSLSLPRMAAHDVRRLPHRLLLLDEDQTQEAAAEQVLLSEGFEVLTARDGAEALRRATHLPVDLIVLSTSATQGQTGVFLETFATLPRARPVPILLAGDERPWWAHEGTSLCTRPYRPEDLVTRVRNALSVERRSSAEAPLDLLSSRT encoded by the coding sequence ATGCCGCTTCCCTCCGACGTCGAAGATGCATTCTCGTGCCTGCCGCTGGCGCTGGTTCGCGTCGGTCCGGACCTGCGCGTGCAGTGGTGCGAGGAAGGATTCGCCCACAAGACGGGCGTGGCGCTGCACGCCGGTGGCGACCTGCGGGACGCCCTGGAGCGCACCCGGAGCCTGGACGCCCTGGAGCGCGCCATCCGGGACGGCGAGCCCCACACCGGCCACGTCATCACCCGCGCCCTGCGTCAGGTCCGTGTGCAGGTGAAGCCCGCCTCGGCGGGCGAGGCAGCGGGTGTCTGGCTGGTCGTGGAGCCCTCGGGCGTGGACGACGAGGGGGCCTTCTCCCAGGCGGTGCAGGAGATTGCCCGTGCCGTGGGTGAGACGCTGGAGGTGGACAGCGTCTGCGCCGCCGCCGTGGTGGCCCTGGTCCGCTGCGCGCACGTGCGCCGCGCCGAAGTCTTCCTCTGCGAAGAGGAGGGCGGGAGCCTGCGCCGGGTGGCGGTGTCGGACCTGGCTGGCTCGGAGTCCCCCGAGGCGACCTTCGACTCCCAGTCGGACCCGTTCCGACAGGCGCTGGCGCTGCGTCAGGCGCAGCTGGGCATCCAGCGGGGCTATGGGGATTCCCTGGGCTCCATCTTCGCCGCGGTGCCGCTGTGCGCGCCGCGCCGGACGGTGGGACTGCTGCTGCTCTACAAGGAACAGGGCACGTCCTTCTCCGTGAGGGAGTTGGACCTGTGGAGCGCCGCGGCGAACCAGCTGGCGGTGGCGGTGGAGAACGCGCGCTTGCTGCGCGAGGCCAAGGCTGCGCTCCAGGTGCGCGAGGAGTTCATCTCCATCGCCAGCCACGAGCTGAAGACGCCGCTCACGCCGTTGAAGCTGGGCCTCTTCACCATGGAGCGGCGCCTGTCGTCGGGCCAGCCGGTGGAGCTGGCCACGGTGCTCAAGTCCAAGCGGCAGGTGGACCGGCTGGTGGGGCTGGTGGAGGACCTGCTGGACGCGTCGCGCCTGGACGCGGGGAGGCTGGCACTGGGCCTGGCGCCGCTGGAGGTGGGGCAACTGGTGGCGGAGGTGGTGGACCACTTCCGCGCGGCCTTCGAGCGGCCCTTCGCCGTGGAGGTGCCCCGTGAGCGCGTCTGGGTGCGCGGGGACAGGGACCGGCTGGAGCAGGTGCTGGTGAACCTGCTGGAGAACGCGCACAAGTACAGCGCGTCGGAAGAGCCCATCGTCGTGACGGTGGAGCGCTCCCAGGGCGAGGCGCGCATCCACGTCCAGGACCACGGCATCGGCATTCCGGGCGCGGACCAGTCGCAGGTGTTCCAGCGCTTCTATCGGGCGCGCAACGTGTCGCACCGCAACTTCGGCGGATTGGGGCTGGGCCTCTTCATCAGCCACTCCATCGCCCGGCTTCACGGCGGCGCGCTGTCGATGCGCAGCGCGGAAGGGAAGGGCAGTACCTTCTCGCTGAGCCTGCCTCGCATGGCGGCGCACGACGTGAGGCGGCTGCCCCACCGGCTGTTGCTGCTGGACGAGGACCAGACCCAGGAGGCCGCGGCGGAGCAGGTGCTGCTCTCCGAGGGCTTCGAGGTGCTGACGGCGCGCGACGGGGCCGAGGCGCTGCGGAGGGCCACGCACCTGCCGGTGGACCTCATCGTCCTGTCCACCAGCGCCACGCAGGGGCAGACAGGCGTCTTCCTGGAGACCTTCGCCACGCTGCCGCGCGCGCGGCCGGTGCCCATCCTGCTGGCCGGAGACGAGCGGCCCTGGTGGGCCCATGAGGGCACGTCGCTGTGTACGCGCCCCTATCGGCCCGAGGATTTGGTGACCCGGGTGCGCAACGCGCTCTCCGTGGAGCGGCGGTCCTCGGCCGAGGCGCCGCTGGACCTGCTCAGCTCCCGGACGTGA
- a CDS encoding phospholipase D-like domain-containing protein: MGAEASLPPLTAPGLRLPLNEFREERITLLDGGTEAYPRMLEAIASAQVRVHLEVYTFERDGIGARFLEALVAAAHRGVAVKVVVDGWGSIGASRHLTQTLEAAGAKVRVYNPLTSLCTGRSWRNHRKILLVDDAVAFLGGINIGDAYVANGDVPGWADLALELRGDICRQLGATLHAGASALESGTVKLFLSGVAGGHQLRKRYLQAIDGAQHEVVLAHAYFLPDKGFMRALKRASRRGVTVRLMLAGRSDVVFARAATMRLYRDFLRAGVSIHEWTDSTLHAKAALVDGRKLLVGSFNLDPLSLVNLETLVEVEEPGVAAQAQRWLDKHLLGSRRVYLEDCARSGLQQWLLDIVGLAVARFAERFASFMGRRRKR; the protein is encoded by the coding sequence ATGGGTGCCGAAGCCTCACTGCCGCCGTTGACCGCTCCTGGCCTCCGCCTTCCCCTCAACGAGTTCCGTGAGGAGCGCATCACCCTGCTCGACGGCGGGACGGAGGCGTACCCACGGATGCTGGAGGCCATTGCCTCCGCGCAGGTGCGGGTGCACCTGGAGGTCTACACCTTCGAGCGGGATGGCATTGGCGCGCGGTTCCTCGAAGCGCTGGTGGCGGCGGCGCACCGGGGCGTCGCGGTGAAGGTGGTGGTGGACGGATGGGGCAGCATTGGCGCCAGCCGGCACCTCACGCAGACGCTGGAGGCCGCGGGGGCGAAGGTGCGCGTGTACAACCCGCTCACCTCGCTGTGCACCGGCCGCTCCTGGCGCAACCATCGGAAGATTCTCCTCGTCGATGACGCGGTGGCGTTCCTGGGGGGCATCAACATCGGGGACGCGTACGTGGCGAATGGGGACGTGCCCGGCTGGGCCGACCTGGCGCTGGAGCTGCGAGGGGACATCTGCCGGCAGTTGGGGGCCACGCTGCACGCGGGCGCCTCCGCGCTGGAGTCGGGCACGGTGAAGTTGTTCCTGTCCGGCGTCGCGGGAGGACACCAGTTGCGCAAGCGGTACCTCCAGGCGATTGACGGCGCGCAGCACGAGGTGGTGCTGGCGCATGCGTACTTCCTGCCGGACAAGGGCTTCATGCGGGCGCTCAAGCGCGCCTCGCGGCGGGGCGTGACGGTGCGGCTGATGCTGGCGGGGCGCAGTGACGTGGTGTTCGCGCGCGCGGCGACCATGCGGCTCTACCGCGACTTCCTGCGCGCCGGGGTGAGCATCCACGAGTGGACCGACTCCACGCTGCACGCGAAAGCGGCGCTGGTGGATGGCAGGAAGCTGCTGGTGGGCAGCTTCAATCTCGATCCGCTGTCGCTGGTGAACCTGGAGACGCTGGTGGAGGTGGAGGAGCCCGGCGTGGCGGCGCAGGCACAGCGGTGGCTCGACAAGCACCTGCTCGGCTCGAGGCGGGTGTACCTGGAGGACTGCGCTCGCTCCGGGCTCCAGCAGTGGCTCCTGGACATCGTGGGGCTGGCCGTCGCCCGCTTCGCGGAGCGCTTCGCCAGCTTCATGGGCCGGCGGCGCAAGCGGTAG
- the queF gene encoding preQ(1) synthase, whose amino-acid sequence MPSQPSKELQTFPNPAADRDYEIVFDVPEFTCLCPLTGQPDFARFKISYVPDQSCIELKSLKLYMWAYRNEGAFHEKVTNTIADDIIKAIQPRKLTVVGDFFVRGGIGTIVTVTHDKSKQQA is encoded by the coding sequence ATGCCCTCGCAGCCGTCCAAGGAACTGCAGACCTTCCCCAACCCCGCCGCCGATCGCGACTACGAAATCGTGTTCGACGTCCCGGAGTTCACCTGTCTCTGCCCGCTCACCGGTCAGCCCGACTTCGCACGTTTCAAGATCTCCTACGTGCCGGACCAGAGCTGCATCGAGCTCAAGAGCCTCAAGCTCTACATGTGGGCGTACCGCAATGAGGGGGCCTTCCACGAGAAGGTCACCAACACCATCGCGGACGACATCATCAAGGCCATCCAGCCGCGCAAGCTCACCGTGGTGGGCGACTTCTTCGTGCGCGGCGGCATCGGAACCATCGTCACCGTCACGCACGACAAGTCCAAGCAGCAGGCCTGA